CGCCTGCGCAAATTCCGGGGCAAAACGGCCTTTTCCAGTATGATTACCGCGCCGCTGGTCATGCCCGATGTCATTACCGGTTTGTCTTTGCTGCTGCTGTTTGTGGCTATGGCGAACAGTGTTGGCTGGCCTGCGGATCGGGGCATGCTGACCATATGGATTGCCCATGTGACCTTTTGTACCGCTTATGCCACCGTGGTGATTTCATCACGCCTGCAGGAAGTGGACCGCTCTGTGGAAGAAGCGGCCATGGATCTGGGCTCGCCACCGTTCAAAACCTTTATGCTGATTACCCTGCCCGCTATCTTGCCAGCTATTGCTGCCGGATGGCTGCTGTCGTTTACATTGTCACTGGATGATCTGGTGATCTCCAGCTTCGTTTCAGGCCCCGGTGCAACAACCCTGCCCATGGTGGTCTTTTCTTCAGTCAGACTGGGCATTACACCGAAAATTAATGCACTGGCGACCCTGATTATCCTTGCTGTGTCGCTGGCAGCGTTCGTATCCTGGTGGTTGCTAAGGCGACAGGAAGCCCGTCGTGTCGCGCTGTTAAAGCGTGAAATGGAAGACTCTGAGCCACTGCCGCTTCCGGAACGACGCATCAGAACAGTGCTGACCGTAGAAGAGAAAAAGCAACGTCAGGAATTAACCGTGGCAACGGATTAAAGGGATTTTTTTACCATGGATGTCGGAAGTCGTTTAAAAGCCGTACGCAAGATGCACACTTTGTCACAGAGAGAGCTGGCAAAACGTGCAGGTGTAACCAACAGCACCATTTCAATGATAGAGAAAAACAGTGTCAGCCCTTCGGTCAGTTCCCTGAAGAAGGTGCTGAGTGGCATTCCCATGTCGCTGGTGACGTTTTTCTCTCTGGAACTGGATGAAGAAGGCTATGAGCCAGTGATCTATCGGGAGTCCGATATCCTGCCCATGGAAATGGGTGGTGTGCGTATGAAAGTGTTCGGGCAGTTTCGTCAGCAAAAGGCCATGTCGTTTCTTGATGAGTGTTACCCTCCGGAAACGGACACCGGTGAAGAAATGCTATGCCATGAAGGTGAAGAAGCAGGCGTGGTGATATCCGGTACACTGGAGCTGATTGTTGGCACCGACAGTTACACCTTACTGCCCGGTGACGGCTATTACTTTGACAGCAGCCGCCCTCACCGTTTCAGAAATCCCAGTAAGGATGAAAACTGCCGGTTGATCAGTTGCACAACGCCTGCAAATTTTTAGACTCAGCGATGACGGGCTGAAGGCAACAACAGCTTTTCGTCGATGGGTATAAACTGCGTGGCTGCATCTATCAGAGAGCTGGCGGTTAAGGCAGGAACACCATACACATCAACGTTGGTGTTAAAGCGATCCTGCAACCGTTTCACCAACAGGTCAAAGTCGCCATCACCCGATGCCAGTACCACCCGATCAACGTCTGCGCCGTGCTCGATGCCATCGAGGGTAATACCGACATCCCAGTCCCCTTTGGCGGAACCGTCACTGCGCTGAATAAACGGCTTCAGTTTCACTTCAAAGCCAATCGCCCTGAGAATTCTCTGGAATTGCCGTTGTTTCTCATCACCACGGTCAATGGCGTAGGCAATGGCCTTAACCACTTTCCGTTCTCTGGTTGCTTCGGCCCAGAATGCGTTGTAATCAAAATTGCACTGATAAGCACTTCTGGTGGTGTAGTAAATATTTTGCACATCAACCAGCAGTACAACGGTTTCCATTAATAGCGCCTTCTTTTAATGTTGATTCAGATAGTCACGTAGAATAACAGAATTATGCATAACTAATGAAGCAGTGCTCAAATCAGACAGATATCAGGCAGCGTCAACGGCATTGATGGTTTCATAGAGCTTTCCCAGGACCGGAACCGCTTCTTCTACCGCGATAAACTGGTCAAAGATATTCAACTTGGCGTATTTGCCTTCCTCTCTGACAACACAGCCTACTTTGTTGGCGATATGAATCAAATGTTCCCGGTCTTCCGACTTTGGGGTTAATGCCCGCAAATCTATTTTAAATCGTTCCGGGGCTGTATGTCTCCGTTTCACCTGGATAAGCACACCGTTGCAATCCAACTGAAGGTTGGTCATTTTGTTATCACGCTCATCCAGCTCTTCCCGAAACTGAATATCCAGGCTGCGCTCAAATTCCTCCCGCAGGTTTTCCAGATACGGAACCACCCCAAACATTTTTCCTTGTTCCCGGCTCATTATAATACTCACCATGATAAATTTTTTTGGAATCAGGATTCTTACTCCATTTCTGACGAATGAATATGATATGGGTCATACAATGGCGAAAAATGAATAACATTTTAACTACCTGATTCAATCAAAACTCTCTCGTTATTTAAAAAATGTTTAACAACGTTAAATCAAGTGAATTAAAGCTCGGCGATGACAATTTGATTTCAATGGATTAAGAATGTGATTCATTTTGAAATCTGAATCACACCCTTAATAAAGATTATTCTCAAGCCGTTGCCAGCAACCATTCCATTTCCAGATGGGTTATATGTTGCTCAAACTGACGCAGTTCACTCTGTTTAAGCACTCCATAGGTATCAAGAAATTCTTTGCTGAGATAACGGGACAGATGTTGACTGTTACGCAGTTGTTCCAGAGCATCTGCCGGCCGACAGGGCAACATGGGCAGCGTCTGGTTCAGTCCATTGCCTGTCACAGCTTCTGGCGGTGTCAGTTTATTTTCTATGCCATAAAGAATACCAGCCAGAACAACAGCCAGAGCGATGTAAGGGTTAGCATCGGCACCAGCCAGGCGATGTTCGATACGCCGGTTCACCGCATCACTGACGGGGATTCTTAACGACACTG
Above is a window of Endozoicomonas montiporae CL-33 DNA encoding:
- a CDS encoding NYN domain-containing protein — encoded protein: METVVLLVDVQNIYYTTRSAYQCNFDYNAFWAEATRERKVVKAIAYAIDRGDEKQRQFQRILRAIGFEVKLKPFIQRSDGSAKGDWDVGITLDGIEHGADVDRVVLASGDGDFDLLVKRLQDRFNTNVDVYGVPALTASSLIDAATQFIPIDEKLLLPSARHR
- a CDS encoding cupin domain-containing protein, which gives rise to MDVGSRLKAVRKMHTLSQRELAKRAGVTNSTISMIEKNSVSPSVSSLKKVLSGIPMSLVTFFSLELDEEGYEPVIYRESDILPMEMGGVRMKVFGQFRQQKAMSFLDECYPPETDTGEEMLCHEGEEAGVVISGTLELIVGTDSYTLLPGDGYYFDSSRPHRFRNPSKDENCRLISCTTPANF
- a CDS encoding ABC transporter permease subunit codes for the protein MKTKMGFSNWVLIAGLLFLYVPMLILVIYSFNESRLVTVWAGFSSKWYLELFRDEQIIDAVWTSLKISFWSANMAVVLATMAAFVMTRLRKFRGKTAFSSMITAPLVMPDVITGLSLLLLFVAMANSVGWPADRGMLTIWIAHVTFCTAYATVVISSRLQEVDRSVEEAAMDLGSPPFKTFMLITLPAILPAIAAGWLLSFTLSLDDLVISSFVSGPGATTLPMVVFSSVRLGITPKINALATLIILAVSLAAFVSWWLLRRQEARRVALLKREMEDSEPLPLPERRIRTVLTVEEKKQRQELTVATD